A region from the Hydra vulgaris chromosome 08, alternate assembly HydraT2T_AEP genome encodes:
- the LOC136083051 gene encoding uncharacterized protein LOC136083051, which yields MAFPCVKCSFSCKSVGNLLSHYNRIHYGQKIPCYFCSAEFVNYIVAKNHVYRRHQDELKHNTTQIQIESAIQLDLPICNSIRLSDKYADQSTDIFDMFDEMKRFFMITMNYHLVSEKTSKKLLLLHSDSVKAILGDVCRSFESFLQQTGISVHNLYAQCFLYKLQRDNSIDLCLSHCMSPDKFDAYLGGLGHVKAVKVTVGEDFFYHVPLGENLKSILKGQTILHPDSLSFSKSSYFQSSILPFSDPNKTVYIGLYSDELEVCNPIGTSRGIHKISAIYFSILNQKNNASKMGNYHLASLCNFKVVKKITLYEFCKPIIDDLFNLLFNTFCVNDEEYHVIACFMAADNLTAHPLLGLQSHFHSGYICRHCYFCVRYENTNVFQRTHESYIVDSSKQQHGCLYLSPFLHLPYVFLPAFFPSDFMRDFLEGISHVVISTFLNQYMIKRKLTLLGMNLLLRDLKLPVSLILTSTYMTSKLALTASEMLTISLCLPLFLFDNFNDKDAPYWDMIIIHCNILLILNSRGNEHIESLHFLIPQLVNYIKTLYKGTRVAAKLHFITHYPDLSSYMGTMKTFWCMRFEQRHQIFKKLARVCQQFKNPIHLFSKRFQMHETCRRLLESSNEIVPGKHEGKHEGKLQS from the coding sequence aataccGTGTTATTTTTGTTCTGCTGAATTTGTAAACTACATTGTTGCAAAAAATCATGTTTATAGAAGGCATCAAGATGAACTGAAACATAATACTACACAGATTCAGATTGAGTCTGCTATTCAATTGGATTTGCCAATTTGTAATAGTATAAGATTATCTGATAAATATGCAGACCAGTCAACTGATATATTTGACATGTTTGATGaaatgaaaaggttttttatgaTAACGATGAATTATCATTTAGTTTCtgaaaaaacttctaaaaagttacttttattgCACAGTGATTCAGTTAAAGCTATATTGGGTGATGTTTGTAGATCGTTTGAAAGTTTTTTGCAACAGACTGGCATATCAGTTCACAACCTATATGCACAATGTTTCCTGTATAAACTTCAAAGAGACAACAGCATTGATTTATGTTTATCACATTGTATGAGCCCAGATAAATTTGACGCTTATTTAGGTGGATTGGGTCATGTAAAAGCAGTGAAAGTTACTGTTGGtgaggattttttttatcatgtacCTCTTGGAGAAAACCTAAAAAGCATTTTGAAAGGTCAAACAATTTTGCACCCAgattctttatctttttcaaaatcaagCTACTTTCAAAGTTCTATACTACCATTTTCAGATCCAAACAAAACAGTATACATTGGTTTGTATTCAGATGAGTTAGAAGTATGTAACCCAATAGGCACCAGCAGGGGTATACATAAAATAtcagcaatttatttttctattttaaatcaaaagaacAATGCATCTAAAATGGGCAATTATCATTTAGCTTCATTGTGTAATTTTAAAgtggttaaaaaaattacactctATGAGTTTTGCAAGCCAATTATTGATGACTTgttcaacttattatttaatacattttgtgTAAATGATGAAGAGTATCATGTAATTGCATGTTTTATGGCTGCTGACAATTTAACAGCTCATCCACTTCTCGGTTTGCAATCACATTTTCATAGTGGATACATATGTAGACATTGTTACTTCTGTGTTAGATACGAAAACACAAATGTATTTCAAAGAACTCACGAATCTTACATTGTTGATAGTTCAAAACAACAACATGGATGTCTGTATTTATCTCCGTTTTTACACTTACCATATGTATTTTTGCCTGCATTTTTTCCAAGTGATTTTATGCGTGATTTTTTGGAAGGAATAAGCCATGTTgtaatttcaacatttttgaatCAGTATATGATCAAGCGAAAACTAACATTGCTTGGTATGAATTTATTGCTAAGAGATCTAAAATTGCCAGTGAGTTTAATATTGACATCAACTTATATGACATCAAAGCTGGCACTAACTGCTAGTGAGATGCTAACCATTTCATTATGTTTGCcattgtttctttttgataattttaatgaCAAAGATGCACCTTATTGGGATATGATCATTATccattgtaatattttattgatattaaacaGCCGTGGTAATGAACATATTGAATCATTGCATTTTCTGATTCCACAACTTgttaactatatcaaaacatTATACAAGGGCACTAGAGTAGCAGCAAAGCTCCATTTTATCACACATTATCCTGACCTTTCAAGCTACATGGGAACAATGAAAACTTTCTGGTGCATGCGTTTTGAACAACGAcatcagatttttaaaaagctagCAAGAGTTTGTCAGCAATTCAAAAATCctatacatttattttcaaaaagatttcaaatgCATGAAACTTGTAGACGTCTTCTTGAAAGCAGTAATGAAATTGTTCCAGGTAAGCATGAAGGTAAGCATGAAGGTAAGCTGCAATCATAA